Proteins from a genomic interval of Bifidobacterium longum subsp. infantis ATCC 15697 = JCM 1222 = DSM 20088:
- a CDS encoding endonuclease III domain-containing protein translates to MQNMKRMKANQAHKWPVPERIESLYRTMADALGPTGWWPAETTFEIMVGAVLTQNTAWSNVDRSLAALKAEDVLEPHALAAMDPERLQELIRPSGFYVNKSKTVQSLSRWYVERCGAAPEGAAAISDAELRAELLGLFGIGGETADDLMLYVFSRRTFVADTYARRLFAFLGFDVPAGYPAFHKAYSPVVLSTSLSVGDLQEFHGLIDEFGKAYRDDAAKSESFLGVSLTQNGAQ, encoded by the coding sequence ATGCAGAATATGAAACGTATGAAAGCCAACCAGGCACACAAGTGGCCTGTACCGGAGCGCATCGAATCGCTGTACCGCACCATGGCTGACGCACTCGGCCCGACCGGATGGTGGCCGGCGGAGACCACGTTCGAGATTATGGTGGGCGCGGTGCTGACGCAGAATACGGCGTGGAGCAATGTGGATCGTTCGCTTGCGGCGTTGAAAGCGGAGGATGTGCTCGAACCCCATGCGTTGGCGGCCATGGATCCGGAGCGTTTGCAGGAACTGATTCGACCGTCAGGCTTTTATGTCAACAAATCCAAGACCGTACAGTCGCTGAGTCGGTGGTATGTGGAGCGTTGCGGGGCCGCGCCCGAGGGTGCCGCGGCTATTTCCGATGCCGAATTACGGGCCGAGTTGCTTGGATTATTTGGTATTGGCGGCGAGACGGCCGACGATCTGATGCTGTACGTGTTCTCGCGCCGCACATTCGTGGCCGATACCTACGCGCGGCGGCTGTTCGCCTTCCTCGGATTCGACGTGCCGGCCGGCTATCCGGCATTCCACAAGGCCTATTCGCCCGTGGTGCTGAGCACGAGCCTCAGCGTTGGGGATTTGCAGGAGTTCCATGGGCTTATCGACGAGTTCGGCAAGGCATACCGCGATGACGCGGCAAAGAGTGAGTCGTTCTTGGGTGTAAGCCTCACACAAAATGGTGCTCAATAA
- a CDS encoding MATE family efflux transporter: protein MVQIHGVRRASADAKYRQMTGQPVKPLILKLCLPAVISNLVTTAYSLTDTFFIGQLGTAQSGAIGIAFSVMTVMQALGFFFGNGAGNSMSRELGKQNNDRASRLLAVGFAGAVISGLVIAAIGLLTLRPLVVMLGSTSTIAPYAVQYLTPLLVAAPCVCGSFALNGLLRYQGQSTFGMIGLVSGALLNFLLAPLFIFVAGLGIFGAGLATAICQTVSFTILTTMSRKFGVMKLSLRNCKPDVLLMREVAGGGLPSLIRQGAGSISVTCVNIAANPFGDAAIAGMAIVMRIMLGANSVIVGLGQGFQPVCGYNYGAGLFARVKEGYWFCVRLTTCVLVALAALLWIFAPQLVEIFRSDPAVVAVGVAALHIQCCTVILNGFNMMGNMMTQTMGRTGIASFLALCRQGLFLAPIVLILPMMFGVLGVEMAQSVSDVLTFVVTIPFMRRILHELR from the coding sequence ATGGTGCAGATTCATGGCGTTAGACGCGCAAGCGCGGACGCGAAATATCGGCAGATGACCGGGCAGCCGGTCAAGCCGCTGATTCTCAAACTGTGCTTGCCGGCCGTCATCTCCAACTTGGTGACCACCGCCTACAGTCTCACGGACACGTTCTTTATTGGTCAGCTCGGCACCGCGCAGTCCGGTGCTATCGGCATCGCGTTCTCCGTCATGACCGTGATGCAGGCGCTCGGCTTCTTCTTCGGCAACGGCGCGGGCAACTCGATGAGTCGCGAACTCGGCAAGCAAAACAATGATCGCGCCTCCCGACTACTGGCCGTGGGCTTTGCGGGCGCGGTGATCTCCGGTTTGGTGATTGCCGCAATCGGGTTGCTGACCCTGCGGCCACTTGTCGTCATGCTGGGCTCGACCTCGACGATTGCCCCATACGCCGTGCAATATCTGACGCCGTTGCTGGTCGCCGCACCCTGCGTGTGCGGTTCGTTCGCACTCAACGGACTGCTGCGATACCAAGGGCAATCGACGTTCGGCATGATCGGGCTGGTTTCCGGCGCATTGCTGAATTTCCTGCTTGCGCCATTGTTCATTTTCGTGGCCGGTCTGGGGATTTTCGGTGCCGGCCTCGCCACCGCCATCTGCCAGACGGTGAGCTTTACGATTCTGACCACGATGAGCCGCAAATTCGGCGTGATGAAACTGTCCCTGCGCAATTGCAAGCCGGATGTGCTGCTCATGCGCGAAGTGGCTGGCGGCGGCCTGCCTTCGCTGATCCGCCAAGGCGCCGGCTCGATTTCCGTGACTTGCGTGAACATCGCCGCCAACCCGTTCGGCGACGCGGCCATCGCCGGCATGGCCATCGTGATGCGCATCATGTTGGGCGCCAATTCGGTGATCGTGGGTCTCGGCCAAGGCTTTCAGCCGGTGTGCGGCTACAACTACGGTGCCGGCCTGTTCGCGCGAGTCAAAGAGGGATATTGGTTCTGCGTGCGGCTCACCACCTGCGTGCTCGTGGCGTTGGCAGCGCTGCTGTGGATTTTCGCGCCGCAACTGGTCGAGATCTTCCGTTCCGACCCGGCCGTGGTGGCGGTGGGCGTGGCAGCGCTGCATATTCAATGCTGCACGGTGATTCTCAACGGCTTCAACATGATGGGCAATATGATGACCCAGACCATGGGCCGCACCGGCATCGCCTCGTTCCTGGCCTTGTGCAGGCAAGGCCTGTTCCTGGCGCCAATCGTGCTGATTCTGCCGATGATGTTCGGCGTGCTCGGCGTGGAAATGGCCCAATCGGTGTCCGACGTGCTGACATTCGTGGTCACCATCCCGTTCATGCGGCGAATCCTGCACGAATTGCGGTAG
- a CDS encoding excinuclease ABC subunit A, protein MTNNQRPQAIEVRGARVHNLKNIDIDIPLCELVGVAGVSGSGKSSLALGVLYAEGSRRYLEALSTYTRRRLTQASRAQVDEVLHVPAALALHQRPTVPGIRSTFGTMTELLNSLRLLFSRVASHVCSHCGARNEPTLNVAAGLPITCVSCGKEFHAPGAESLAFNSAGACPTCSGNGIVREVNRAALVPDESKRIDDGAVLPWGSLMWDLMKQVCGAMGVRTNVPFSELTPEERDIVFNGPAVKKHILYKPKKGDDFAELDFTYFNAVYTVENALAKAKDEKGLKRVARFLKEGPCADCSGTRLSAVARAPHVRGLNLAEAGAMTLDAAADWVRGVPESLRPDMRPMATNICESFLDVARRLLDLGLGYLALDRAGATLSTGERQRVQLARAVRNRTTGVLYVLDEPSIGLHPSNVDGLLGVMYDLVADGNSVVVVDHDVRVLKACDHLIEMGLVAGAEGGHVIVQGTVGEVAANPSSRIAPFLSDQVSARIRERVAESQVFSLGHIRMTTSQLHTVKPLDVDIPRGRLVAVTGVSGSGKTTVVLESLIPALKAQAAGERLPEHVLELKAEGINRANLIDATPIGANVRSTVATYADIHDELRRAFARADDAKAGGWKAGDFSYNTGRLRCPTCDGTGSISLDVQFLPDVTIECPDCGGSRYASEADAIRRAVKAAKGKAAKMKVPDKRKAAKEKLSEATGQGGGNISLSLPQLMAMSVDQALAVTSDLKKVHARLTTLHDLGLGYLTLGEPTPALSGGEAQRLKLASEMGKAQSDAVFVFDEPTIGLHPFDVRVLLGVFDRLVASGATVVVIEHDLDVIANADWIIDMGPGGGESGGRIVATGTPEQIAANPNSITGRYLC, encoded by the coding sequence ATGACCAACAATCAACGGCCGCAGGCGATTGAGGTGCGCGGTGCGCGCGTGCATAACCTCAAGAACATCGACATTGACATTCCGCTGTGTGAACTGGTGGGCGTGGCCGGCGTCTCCGGTTCGGGCAAAAGCTCTCTGGCGCTCGGCGTGCTGTATGCGGAAGGTTCGCGGCGCTACTTGGAAGCGCTGTCCACGTACACGCGCCGTCGACTGACCCAGGCCAGCCGCGCCCAGGTGGACGAAGTGCTGCACGTGCCGGCCGCGCTGGCTCTGCACCAGCGGCCCACGGTGCCCGGCATCCGCTCGACGTTCGGCACGATGACCGAATTGCTCAACAGCCTGCGACTCCTGTTCTCCCGCGTCGCCTCGCACGTGTGCTCGCATTGCGGGGCGCGCAACGAGCCCACGCTGAACGTGGCGGCCGGACTGCCCATTACTTGCGTCAGCTGTGGCAAGGAATTCCATGCGCCCGGTGCTGAATCGCTCGCCTTCAACTCGGCCGGCGCCTGCCCGACCTGCTCCGGCAACGGCATCGTGCGCGAAGTAAACCGCGCGGCCCTGGTCCCGGACGAGTCGAAACGCATCGACGACGGCGCTGTGCTGCCATGGGGCTCGCTCATGTGGGACCTCATGAAACAGGTGTGCGGTGCGATGGGCGTGCGCACCAACGTGCCGTTCAGCGAGCTCACGCCCGAAGAACGCGACATCGTATTCAACGGGCCAGCCGTCAAAAAGCACATCCTCTACAAGCCGAAGAAAGGCGACGATTTCGCCGAACTCGACTTCACCTACTTCAACGCCGTGTACACGGTGGAGAATGCGCTCGCCAAAGCCAAGGACGAGAAGGGCCTGAAGCGTGTGGCCCGGTTCCTCAAGGAGGGGCCGTGCGCCGACTGCAGTGGCACCCGACTGAGCGCCGTCGCCCGGGCTCCGCACGTGCGCGGGCTGAACTTGGCCGAAGCCGGCGCGATGACCTTGGACGCGGCGGCGGATTGGGTGCGCGGAGTGCCGGAATCCCTGCGCCCCGACATGCGGCCGATGGCCACCAACATCTGCGAATCGTTCCTAGACGTGGCCCGACGACTGCTGGATCTGGGGCTCGGCTATCTGGCGCTTGATCGCGCCGGCGCCACACTGTCGACCGGAGAACGCCAACGTGTGCAGCTCGCCCGGGCCGTGCGCAACCGCACCACCGGCGTGCTGTATGTGCTCGACGAGCCATCCATCGGTCTGCATCCCTCGAACGTGGACGGGCTGCTCGGCGTGATGTATGACTTGGTGGCGGACGGCAATTCCGTGGTGGTCGTGGACCATGACGTGCGTGTGCTCAAGGCGTGTGACCATCTCATTGAAATGGGGCTGGTCGCCGGTGCCGAAGGTGGGCATGTGATCGTGCAAGGCACGGTCGGCGAGGTGGCGGCGAATCCCAGTAGTCGCATTGCGCCGTTCCTATCTGATCAGGTGAGCGCGCGTATACGTGAGCGTGTGGCTGAATCACAGGTGTTCAGCCTTGGCCACATACGCATGACAACCAGCCAGCTGCATACAGTCAAGCCGCTGGACGTTGATATCCCGCGCGGCCGGCTCGTGGCGGTGACCGGCGTCTCCGGCTCAGGCAAGACCACGGTGGTGCTTGAATCGCTGATTCCCGCGCTCAAAGCGCAGGCAGCGGGGGAGCGGTTGCCGGAACACGTGCTCGAGCTTAAAGCCGAGGGCATCAATCGCGCGAATCTCATCGACGCCACGCCGATTGGCGCAAATGTGCGTTCCACTGTGGCCACCTATGCCGATATTCACGACGAATTGCGCCGCGCCTTCGCCCGCGCGGACGACGCCAAAGCGGGCGGCTGGAAGGCTGGCGATTTCTCGTACAACACCGGCAGACTGCGTTGCCCCACGTGCGACGGCACCGGTTCGATCTCGCTCGATGTGCAGTTCCTGCCGGACGTGACCATCGAATGCCCGGATTGTGGAGGCTCCCGCTATGCGTCCGAAGCCGACGCGATTCGGCGTGCGGTTAAAGCGGCTAAGGGCAAAGCGGCGAAGATGAAGGTCCCGGATAAGCGCAAAGCTGCCAAGGAAAAATTGAGTGAGGCGACGGGTCAGGGTGGCGGCAACATTTCCCTGAGCCTGCCTCAACTCATGGCAATGAGCGTGGACCAGGCGCTGGCCGTGACCAGCGACCTCAAGAAGGTTCACGCACGTCTGACCACCCTGCACGACTTGGGCCTCGGCTACTTGACGCTCGGCGAACCGACTCCGGCGCTTTCGGGCGGCGAAGCCCAGCGGCTGAAACTCGCCAGCGAAATGGGCAAGGCCCAATCGGACGCGGTATTCGTGTTCGATGAGCCGACCATCGGTCTGCACCCGTTCGACGTGCGCGTGCTGCTGGGCGTGTTCGACCGGCTCGTGGCGAGCGGCGCAACAGTCGTGGTCATCGAACATGACCTTGACGTGATCGCCAATGCGGACTGGATCATCGACATGGGTCCGGGCGGCGGCGAAAGCGGCGGACGCATCGTCGCCACCGGAACGCCGGAACAAATCGCGGCCAATCCGAACAGCATCACCGGGCGGTATCTGTGCTGA
- a CDS encoding DUF4012 domain-containing protein translates to MPSHARTVTRTTHRVRNALLVVLLLLVVCAAAAGFSGFKLYKSAMSAKAHLNNVVNAAKVIKDGSTDDMVKALSDVSYIQKEAAAAKQDVSGGLWTLAEKMPVVGGDVKTARTAIGTIEDFAQTTLPQLGKVVTTLTGASLSSGDGQLNMEPIIAAAQQLATVDQSVQSQARTIQDLPDAKLGVVNNALQNGKTQMAALAQVTENLSGMLNMLPNFLGANGARNYVLLAQTNSEIRGTGGLIGSAGSFSADNGKIAVGEFHADAEFPSNAALDDVNQDGDGTLYSGLYFGQVIHNLSSTPDFPRVASMAQKFWQAAPFGGSSDGVMSLDPVALQAMIGATGDVTLSDGRVLNGSNTAEFLLNGAYKELTPSAQDRYFSETAAQAVAHLFSDMNTQKLMTVAKTMLRMAEQRHLYFWSFHEEDQAVLRSAGVTGEITNDAKNPVTGVYFNEMQASKMDWYIQRKSTVKRTGDNTYHVTYSFTNTLQPGEAGSLPEYITANAKGGVAVNRVVIYTPAGGEVSNVSASNGSSFAQVQAKDHMTYMDDISLAPQDTVTIEYDVTTAAGSANLKLDQTPTIGDPAITYEY, encoded by the coding sequence ATGCCATCACACGCACGCACGGTCACCAGGACAACCCATCGCGTTCGCAACGCGCTGCTCGTCGTGCTGCTGTTGCTGGTCGTGTGCGCCGCGGCGGCCGGCTTCAGCGGATTCAAACTGTACAAGTCGGCGATGAGCGCCAAAGCGCACCTCAACAATGTCGTCAACGCGGCCAAGGTCATCAAGGACGGTTCCACCGACGACATGGTCAAGGCGCTGTCCGACGTGAGCTACATCCAGAAGGAGGCGGCCGCCGCCAAGCAGGATGTCAGCGGCGGTCTGTGGACGCTGGCGGAGAAGATGCCCGTGGTCGGTGGTGACGTGAAGACGGCGCGCACCGCCATCGGTACCATCGAGGACTTCGCGCAGACCACGCTGCCCCAGCTGGGCAAGGTCGTCACCACACTGACCGGTGCCAGCCTCTCCAGTGGCGATGGGCAGCTCAACATGGAGCCGATCATCGCCGCGGCGCAGCAGCTTGCCACGGTCGACCAGTCCGTGCAATCGCAGGCCAGGACGATCCAGGATCTTCCCGACGCCAAACTCGGCGTGGTGAACAACGCGCTGCAGAACGGCAAGACGCAGATGGCCGCCCTGGCGCAGGTGACCGAAAACCTGAGCGGCATGCTCAACATGCTGCCGAACTTCCTCGGTGCGAACGGCGCCCGCAACTACGTGCTGCTGGCCCAGACGAATTCCGAGATCCGCGGAACCGGCGGCCTGATCGGTTCGGCCGGTTCCTTCAGCGCGGACAACGGCAAGATCGCGGTGGGGGAGTTCCACGCGGATGCCGAGTTCCCCTCCAACGCCGCGTTGGATGACGTCAACCAGGACGGTGACGGCACGCTGTACAGCGGACTGTACTTCGGTCAAGTCATCCATAATCTTTCGTCTACGCCGGACTTCCCGCGCGTCGCGTCCATGGCCCAGAAGTTCTGGCAGGCGGCTCCGTTCGGCGGATCGTCCGACGGCGTGATGTCGCTCGACCCCGTCGCGCTGCAGGCGATGATCGGCGCCACCGGCGACGTGACCCTGTCCGACGGGCGCGTGCTCAACGGGTCGAACACCGCCGAATTCCTGCTCAACGGCGCCTACAAGGAACTGACGCCCTCCGCTCAGGACCGGTACTTCAGCGAGACCGCCGCCCAGGCGGTCGCCCACCTGTTCAGCGACATGAACACGCAGAAGCTCATGACCGTCGCCAAGACGATGCTCCGGATGGCCGAGCAGCGGCACCTGTACTTCTGGTCGTTCCACGAGGAGGATCAGGCGGTGCTGCGCAGCGCCGGCGTCACCGGCGAGATCACCAACGACGCGAAGAACCCGGTGACCGGCGTCTACTTCAACGAGATGCAGGCCTCGAAGATGGACTGGTACATCCAGCGCAAGTCGACGGTGAAGAGGACCGGCGACAACACCTACCACGTTACGTATTCGTTCACCAACACCCTGCAGCCGGGCGAGGCCGGATCCCTGCCAGAATACATCACGGCGAACGCCAAGGGAGGCGTGGCGGTGAACCGCGTGGTCATCTACACGCCGGCCGGAGGCGAGGTCAGCAACGTGTCGGCGTCGAACGGCAGTTCCTTCGCACAGGTGCAGGCCAAGGACCATATGACCTACATGGACGACATCTCCCTGGCGCCTCAGGACACGGTGACCATCGAATACGACGTGACCACCGCGGCCGGCTCGGCCAACCTCAAACTGGATCAGACGCCGACCATCGGCGACCCCGCGATCACGTACGAGTATTGA